The DNA region CCCCCCGGCCCGCTGACGCCGTCGACACCGGTGACAGCAGTGAAACCGACACCGGTGACGGCAGTGAAGACAGAATGCGGCAGACATCAAGTCGCCCAAGGCCAGCCAATCGGCGGTCAAGTTCTGGCTTCCGGTTCCAGTTTTCCCTCTTGCGAGGCAAGTTCCACAAGGTTGACGCCGCACTGCGTCACGAACGCCTACGGTCGCAGCGAGAGACCCGCCTTCGAACTCCCTACGCGCCTCACCGTCTCGTCACGGGGGCCACTGGCGGGTCGGCTCGAGCCGTGAGAAGGGCACGCTGCGCTGCCCGGGGCGCCTTGAGCGCCCGCTGCGGGAGCCGTGGAGGGCCTTCGATTGGTGCGTGCGCGCGCCAAGCGCCTCTGGACGCGCCTTTCCAAACTCGGCGCAGCGGAGAAAGGTTTTCCGGAGAGGCCCCCGCCGGCGGGGTGACTTCACCCTCGCCCGGGCCTGCCCGCTCGCGGCGCATCCACCGACCCCGCCGCTCGCCTTGCTCATGGAGTCCGCTGGATTCGTAGCGACTGGATTCGTATCGACCGTGCAGCCCTGGCGCGCCTGGCGACAAGGAAGTGCCCGATGATCCCTCTTCCACGCGACCACCCCAACGGCACGGGCCCGACAGATCCGTCCGGTCCCCCCGAGGCACCGGAAGCCCTTCCCCGCACCGCGGCCGATCCCCCACGCCACGTCGCCTTCATCGTGGACGGAAACCGTCGTTGGGCGCGCGCCCATGGCCGTCCCATAGAGCAAGGTCACCGGGAGGGCGCGGACAACGTCCGCCGGGCCGTTCACTGGTGCGAGGCCGTGGGCATCGAGACCACCACGTGGTGGCTGCTCTCGACGGACAACCTCAACCGCACGTCGGTCGAGCTCCACAAACTCCTGGACATCATCTCCGAACTGACCCGCCATCTGGCGGCGACCGGGCACTGGAGAATACGTCACCTCGGGGAACCCCGGCTGCTCCCCCGTTCCCTGGCGACGGCCCTGAACGAGGCGGAGACCACCACCCGTCACAATCAGGGCCCTCAGATCAACTTCGCGGTCGGCTACAGCGGCAGGGAGGACATCCTCGCCGCAGCGCGCCGCATGGCCCAGCAGGCGGTCCGTTCCACTGCCTTCTCGGTTTCCGAGAGGTCGTTCGCCCAGGCCCTGTCCACCAGCGGGTTACCCGATCCGGACCTGGTCATCCGCAGCTCCGGTGAACAACGACTGTCCGGATTCATGCTCTGGCAGGCAGCGCTCTCCGAGCTCTATTTCTGCCCCGTCCTGTGGCCCGACTTCACCCAGTCGGATCTCGACCGCGCCCTGGCCTTCTACGCCAACCGCCAGCGGCGTTTCGGAAGGTAGCGAAGGCCCGAGAAGGCAGTGAAGGCAGTGAAGGCAGTGAAGGAAGGAAGTACACCATGGCTCAGAGGCCTCTCGTGTTCCCCGACCTCAAGGTGACGGACGACATCGCCGGCTCCTACCACTCGCTCAAGCCCTGGCTCCTCACCCACCTGGTGAAGGGACGTGAGACATACCCCGCTCACCCACGGACCCGCCAACTCGAATCCTCCGTGCTCGCCTGGGCCAGGGACCTCGGGATGAGCGAGGACCACATGAAAATAACGGTCGAGGCGACACCCGGGCACCTGGTGGGGCTCTTCGCCCCGCAAGCCCCTTGGGGGGTTCTGCTCCCCCTGGCCAAGCTGCAAATGATCCTGTTCTGGCTGAACACCGTGGACCTCGGCAGTGATCGACCGGTCGGCCGGCTGGTGGAGCCCGTGCGAGAGACCCTGGAGAGGGGGCATTCGCCTGCTGACGGACCGCTCATTCTGAGGCCGATCGCCAGTCTCCGGGACGACGTGGTCGCGGCGGGAGGAACGGAACTGATACCGGGCTTCACGGAGCTACTGCTGGGATTCCTGCGCGAGTACACGGCTCGACAGGCGTGGGAGAACGGGGAACCCCTGCCGAGTCTGGACCGGTACCTGAAGCACAGGACTCGCACGGCGGGGATCGTTCTCGGCATGTGGCTCCAGCGGCTCCAACCGGGCCTCGTCGGGCCGGGTGAGGAGCTTCCAGAGCCCCTGCTCCAGCTCATGAAGCAGGGAAGCCTCCTCGTCGGTCTCGACAATGACCTGCACAGTTGCCATGTGGCAGCCGAATCAGGAGAAAAGCTCAGCCTCATCGGTGTCATCTGTCAGGAGTACGGAATTCCTGTGGACATGGCCTTCTCCTGCGCGCTCACGCTCAATGCGGCACTGCGCTACGAGAACGCCAACACCGCTGCCTCCATCTGTGCGGACACTTCCCTGCCCGACGCGGTCAGGAGGCACGCCCGGGCCATCTTCCACTGGGTCGACTCCGTCTACACCTGGTCGCTTCAGACGCCCCGCTACGGGTTGCGGGGCGGCGATGCTCGCGCGGTCGCACCTTGTTCCGCCCTGAACGGGAAGGAACAGACGTGACGAACTCGCGCTCGGTCCCCCCTGCCCCCCGGGCACTGCCGCTCGTCGGCCATCTGATTCCGCTGGCACGGAAACCGCTGGAGTTCCTCGACTCCCTCCCCGCCCACGGGGAACTCGTCCGCATCCAGCTGGGCCCCTTCCCCCTGGTGGTGATCTGTGATCCAGAACTGACCCGGCAGGCCCTGATCGACGACCGCCTCTTCGACAAGGGCGGCCCGATCTTCGACCGGGTGCGGGAAGTCGTGGGCGATCACGGTCTGGCCAGTTGCCCGTACGGTACGCACCGGCGGCTGCGCAGGCTCGCCCAACCCGCCTTCCACCCGGCGCGGTTGCCCGGCTACGCGAAGACCATGAGCGCCTGTGTCGAGGAGGCGACGGCTTCCTGGCGTGCCGGGCACGTCCTGGACGTGCCCACCGAGATGATGACCATCACGTCCAAGATCACGGTCGCCACGCTGTTCTCCAGTGCGCTGCCTGAAGGCGAACTCGGCCCGGTCCTCAACGACGTGAAGACCTTCTTCGACGGCTTCTACCGGCGCATGCTCATGGTCCCCCCACTGGACCGGCTCCCCACCCCGGGCAACCGCTCCCATCTGCGCGCACGCACCCGCCTGCGCTCCACCTTCGACCAGATCATCGCCCGGCGCCGCACCGAGCACGTCGACCACGACGACCTGCTCTCGGCCCTGCTCCTGGCCCGTGACCCCGAGGACAACCGGCACGGCATGACCGACACGGAGATCAGCGACACGATCGTCACCTTCTTCCTCGCCGGTACGGAGACCACGGCCGCCCTCCTCGCCTGGGCGCTGGACCTGCTGGCCCGGCACCCCCGGATCGAGCAGCGGCTGCACGCCGAGGTCGATGCCGTCCTGGACGGAGCCACTGCCACCCACGCCGACCTGCCACGCCTGGAACTGACGCATCGCGTCCTCACCGAGACCCTCCGCCTCCGCCCACCGGGCTGGATCTTCACCCGCACCGTCACCGCCGACACCCGCCTTGGCGGGTACCTGCTGCCCGCCGGGAGCTGCGTCGTCTACAGCCCCTACCTCATCCACCACCGGCCGGACCTCTACGACAGCCCCGGGACGTTCGACCCCGACCGCTGGGATCCACAGCGTCCCCAGCCACCCCGCCACGCCCTCCTGCCCTTCGCGGCCGGAGCCCGCAAGTGCATCGGCGACACCTTCGGCATGACGGAGTCCGTCCTCGCCCTCGCGACCATCGCCGCCCGGTGGCGCCTGGAGCACGTCCCCGGTCAACAGGTCCGCCCCGCCCTGGGGTTGGCGTTGCGGCCCCGCAAGCTGCGCATGCGCGCAACGCCTCGCACCGCGGCTCAATGCGGCCGGGCGCCCTTCACTTCCCGTCGAACCGCGCCGCCCGCCCCGTCCCCTTCGCCGCGAACCCCTCCCGCACGTCCTCCGACGTCAAGGTGACCGCCGCGTTCATCGCCACGCGGTCGAGCGCCCGGCCGAGGCCCGCGTCCGCGAAGGCGTCGATGTCCCGTTTGACGCCGCGCACGGCGAGGGGCGCGTTCGCGGCGATCTCGGCAGCCGTCTCCCGTGCGGTCGGCTCCAGTTCGGCGCGGGGCACGACGAGTTGCGCGAGGTGGAGGCGGGCCGCGGTGGCGGCGTCGATGCGGCGGCCGGTGAGGGCGAGGTACTTGGCCCAGCCCGCGCCCGCCTCCCGTGCGACGCGCAGGTCCCCGCCCGCGTCGACGGTGACGCCGAGCTGGGCCTCGGGGAGCGCGAACACCGCGTCGTCAGCGGCGATCCTGACGTCGGCCATGAGGGCCAGTTCGAAGCCGAAGCCGAGGCAGTAGCCCTGCACGGCGGCGACGACGGGCTGCGGCAGGCCCGCGAAGGCCCGGAAGCGCTCGTGCGCCCAGCGGATGCCCTCGTAGTAGTTGCCGGTGCGCTCCGCGGCCGAGCGGCCGGTGACGGCGCCGCCCGGCGCGGTGACGTCGATGCCCGCGCAGAACGCCCGGCCCTCGGCCCGCAGCAGGACGACGCGGATCGAGTCGTCGAAGCGGATGCGGTCGGCGTACAGGCCGAGTTGGCGGGTGGACTCCCAGCTCCAGGCGTTCAGCTTGGCGGGGCGGCAGAGGGTGAGGACGCCGATGCCGTCCTCGACGTCGAGACGCAGCCGCCGCTGCGCGCCCTCGGGGATGTCCGTGCTGACGGTGTCGATCACCGGCCCGACCCTCTTCCCGCGCTGACGGTACGTACCTGACGTACCGTCAGCTTACGGGCGGCGGCTCAGCGGCTGAAGACCTCGAACGCCACGGCGGGCTTCCCGCCGAAGCGCGGCGCGAGTTGCTCGGCGTAACCGCTGAGGAAGGTGCGGCAGTACTTCTCGGGGTCCTCGTCGGTGAGGGCCTCGATGTACGCGCGGTGCTCGAGCAGGGACTGGACGGCCCGGTCGAGGCCGGGCGTCGCGTCCACCGCGTGGGTCGGCGCGTCGGTGCCCGCGACGGCGACCCAGCGCACGCCGTCCCACGGTTCGAGGCCCTGCTCGGCCAGCTCGGGGAAGATCCAGCGGTTGCCCGCGTCGGACGCGGCGTCCAGGGTGGCACGGCCGACGGCGACGTGGTCGGGGGTGTTCCAGGCGACACCGCCCCAGGTGTCGCGGTGGTTGAGGGTGATGACCAGCTCGGGCTTGTGCTTGCGGATGGCGGCGGCGATGTCGCGGCGCAGCGCCGTGCCGTACTCGATCACCCCGTCCTTGTGGTCGAGGAACTCCACGGTGTCCACGCCGACGACGGCGGCGCTCGCCCGCTGCTCCCGCTCCCGCAACGGCGCGGCCTCGGCGGGCGCGAGGGTGTCGATGCCCGCCTCGCCGCGCGTCGCGAGCACGTACACCACCTCGCGCCCGGCGTCGGTCCACGCGGCGATCGCGCCGGCGCAGCCGTACTCCAGGTCGTCCGGGTGGGCGACGATGGCGAGGGCCCGCTGCCAGTCCTCGGGCATGGGGGCGAGCTGCGTGGGCCCGGCGGCACCGTTCTGCTGGTCGGTCATGGCCGCAGCTTAACCGTGCGCACCGAGCGCCACGAGGTCACATCTCCAGGTCAGCGTGCGCCGCTCCCCGCTTTCCGAGTGCGCCGCCCCGCGCGGCCAAGGGCGTTGCCCCGGCTCAGAGTTCGCCGCGCACCAGGCCGATGAGCCGGTCGAGGACCTTCGGCCCGCTGACCCGCAGGCCGTCGTGCTCGTACTCGTCCGTGACCCAGGTGCGCAGCCCCCGGATCGTGCGGGCGGTGTCCAGGGAGTGCTCGGTGTCGACGAACATGTCGTCGTGGTAGACGGCCGCGGCCACCGGGACCTCGTTCGCGGCGAGGCGCGAACGGTCGTACAGCGCGGGCCAGTCGACGCGCTCGGCGAGGAGGTCGGCGGTCTCGCGCAGCGGGCGCAGGGCGGGGTCGGAGTCGAACATCCAGCGCTGCACGGCCTCGCCGGTGAACAGCGGCGGGGCGCCGTCCGCGAGGCTCTTGCCCGCGTCGAAGCGCGGGAACTCGGCCCGCACCCGCTCCGCGGACCAGGCGGTGGGGCGCCCGCCCTGGGCGTAACAGGCCTCGTGCAGCAGGGCGTACAGCGGCGCGGCGGCGTACGACAGGATGCCCTGGACGGCTTCCTGGAAGGCGTCCGACAGGGCGTGGCCCGCCGGGGTCCGCACGAAGGCGTCCTCCAGGAGGTAGTGCAGGCGGTGGGTGCCGTCGCCGGTGCCGAGCAGGATGCCGAGGGACTGGAAGGCCTCGGTGGTGAACCGGTATCCGCCGGGCAGGACGGGCTCGTGCTCGGCCACGTACTCGGCGACGCGGCGGGCCCGCTCGGCGTCCTCGGGGTAACGCGCGTAGTGGGCGAGGGACTTGCGCTCCATGCGCGGGTACGCGGCGCGGTACACGTCGTCGGCGTGGCCGTCGAGGGTCGGCAGGCCGCCGGTGATCAGGGCCGCCGCGAGCCCTTCGGGGGCGGTCGACAGGTAGTGCGTGGCGCAGAAGCCGCCGAAGCTCTGGCCGAGGACGGTCCAGGGCGCGCCGCCGGTGACCTCGGCCCTGATCGCCTCGCAGTCGCGCACGATCGCGTCGGCGCGGAAGCGCGCGAGGTAGTCGGCCTGTTCGCGCGGTCCGCCGCGCAGCGGCAGCGTCTGCCGGTTGGCGGGGGTGGAGCTGCCGGTTCCGCGCTGGTCGAGCAGCAGCACGCGGTAGTCGCGCAGGGCACGCCCGAGCCACGCCTGCTTGCCGCTGAACCGGTTGGCGCCGAAGCCGGGACCGCCCTGGAGATACACCAGCCACGGCAGCTCCGCGCCCTCGCGCCCCGCCGCGACACACTCCCGGGCGAACACCTCGATCCGCTCGCCCCCGGGCACGTCATGATCCAACGGCACACTGAACCGCCGATCGGTGAGCACGACTCCGGGCTGACGGTAGCTGACGCTCAACGCAACTCCTCCATATGTTCGGGGCAACCGTTCCAGCCCGTCCGGCGATTGCGGACGAGCCCTTGAGGCGATCACTCCAGCCCGTCCCACGCGGAGGGTCAAGCGGAGGACCGAAGCCGGGGGCGCCCCTCTCCCCAAGGCGCCCCGGCCAGATTACGCTGCGAGGGAAAAGCCCCGATGACCGGCAAGGAGGATCCACCGTTGCGCGTCGCCCTCTTCCTGACGTGTGTCAATGACACGCTGTATCCCGACACAGGCCGCGCCGTGGTGAAACTCCTGACCAGGCTGGGTGTGGACGTGGACTTCCCGGCGGCACAGACTTGTTGCGGACAGGCCCACTACAACACCGGATACCGACACCAGGCCGAGCCCCTCGCCCGGCATTTCTCCGATGTCTTCGGCGAGTACGACGCCATCGTGACGCCCTCCGGGTCGTGCGGGTCGATGGTGCGGGAGCTGTATCCGCGCATGGGCGAGCGGGCCCGCGCCGAGGGCAGGGGCGACGGGCTCGCCCGGGCCCTGGCGCCCGTCGTGCCGAAGACGTACGAGCTGACGGAGTTCCTGGTGGACGTGCTCGGCGTGACCGACGTGGGCGCGTACTACCCGCACACGGTGACGTACCACCCGACCTGCCACGGCCTGCGCTCCCTC from Streptomyces flavofungini includes:
- a CDS encoding terpene synthase family protein — its product is MAQRPLVFPDLKVTDDIAGSYHSLKPWLLTHLVKGRETYPAHPRTRQLESSVLAWARDLGMSEDHMKITVEATPGHLVGLFAPQAPWGVLLPLAKLQMILFWLNTVDLGSDRPVGRLVEPVRETLERGHSPADGPLILRPIASLRDDVVAAGGTELIPGFTELLLGFLREYTARQAWENGEPLPSLDRYLKHRTRTAGIVLGMWLQRLQPGLVGPGEELPEPLLQLMKQGSLLVGLDNDLHSCHVAAESGEKLSLIGVICQEYGIPVDMAFSCALTLNAALRYENANTAASICADTSLPDAVRRHARAIFHWVDSVYTWSLQTPRYGLRGGDARAVAPCSALNGKEQT
- a CDS encoding (Fe-S)-binding protein, which produces MRVALFLTCVNDTLYPDTGRAVVKLLTRLGVDVDFPAAQTCCGQAHYNTGYRHQAEPLARHFSDVFGEYDAIVTPSGSCGSMVRELYPRMGERARAEGRGDGLARALAPVVPKTYELTEFLVDVLGVTDVGAYYPHTVTYHPTCHGLRSLGLGDRPARLLAAVGGLDLVELPGARECCGFGGTFAVKNSDVSAAMGTDKVRAAESTGAEVLCAADNSCLMHIGGTMARLRTAMRPVHLAEILASTEKEPWS
- a CDS encoding alpha/beta fold hydrolase — protein: MSVSYRQPGVVLTDRRFSVPLDHDVPGGERIEVFARECVAAGREGAELPWLVYLQGGPGFGANRFSGKQAWLGRALRDYRVLLLDQRGTGSSTPANRQTLPLRGGPREQADYLARFRADAIVRDCEAIRAEVTGGAPWTVLGQSFGGFCATHYLSTAPEGLAAALITGGLPTLDGHADDVYRAAYPRMERKSLAHYARYPEDAERARRVAEYVAEHEPVLPGGYRFTTEAFQSLGILLGTGDGTHRLHYLLEDAFVRTPAGHALSDAFQEAVQGILSYAAAPLYALLHEACYAQGGRPTAWSAERVRAEFPRFDAGKSLADGAPPLFTGEAVQRWMFDSDPALRPLRETADLLAERVDWPALYDRSRLAANEVPVAAAVYHDDMFVDTEHSLDTARTIRGLRTWVTDEYEHDGLRVSGPKVLDRLIGLVRGEL
- the uppS gene encoding polyprenyl diphosphate synthase, whose product is MIPLPRDHPNGTGPTDPSGPPEAPEALPRTAADPPRHVAFIVDGNRRWARAHGRPIEQGHREGADNVRRAVHWCEAVGIETTTWWLLSTDNLNRTSVELHKLLDIISELTRHLAATGHWRIRHLGEPRLLPRSLATALNEAETTTRHNQGPQINFAVGYSGREDILAAARRMAQQAVRSTAFSVSERSFAQALSTSGLPDPDLVIRSSGEQRLSGFMLWQAALSELYFCPVLWPDFTQSDLDRALAFYANRQRRFGR
- a CDS encoding enoyl-CoA hydratase/isomerase family protein; translated protein: MIDTVSTDIPEGAQRRLRLDVEDGIGVLTLCRPAKLNAWSWESTRQLGLYADRIRFDDSIRVVLLRAEGRAFCAGIDVTAPGGAVTGRSAAERTGNYYEGIRWAHERFRAFAGLPQPVVAAVQGYCLGFGFELALMADVRIAADDAVFALPEAQLGVTVDAGGDLRVAREAGAGWAKYLALTGRRIDAATAARLHLAQLVVPRAELEPTARETAAEIAANAPLAVRGVKRDIDAFADAGLGRALDRVAMNAAVTLTSEDVREGFAAKGTGRAARFDGK
- a CDS encoding PIG-L deacetylase family protein, which produces MTDQQNGAAGPTQLAPMPEDWQRALAIVAHPDDLEYGCAGAIAAWTDAGREVVYVLATRGEAGIDTLAPAEAAPLREREQRASAAVVGVDTVEFLDHKDGVIEYGTALRRDIAAAIRKHKPELVITLNHRDTWGGVAWNTPDHVAVGRATLDAASDAGNRWIFPELAEQGLEPWDGVRWVAVAGTDAPTHAVDATPGLDRAVQSLLEHRAYIEALTDEDPEKYCRTFLSGYAEQLAPRFGGKPAVAFEVFSR
- a CDS encoding cytochrome P450, translated to MTNSRSVPPAPRALPLVGHLIPLARKPLEFLDSLPAHGELVRIQLGPFPLVVICDPELTRQALIDDRLFDKGGPIFDRVREVVGDHGLASCPYGTHRRLRRLAQPAFHPARLPGYAKTMSACVEEATASWRAGHVLDVPTEMMTITSKITVATLFSSALPEGELGPVLNDVKTFFDGFYRRMLMVPPLDRLPTPGNRSHLRARTRLRSTFDQIIARRRTEHVDHDDLLSALLLARDPEDNRHGMTDTEISDTIVTFFLAGTETTAALLAWALDLLARHPRIEQRLHAEVDAVLDGATATHADLPRLELTHRVLTETLRLRPPGWIFTRTVTADTRLGGYLLPAGSCVVYSPYLIHHRPDLYDSPGTFDPDRWDPQRPQPPRHALLPFAAGARKCIGDTFGMTESVLALATIAARWRLEHVPGQQVRPALGLALRPRKLRMRATPRTAAQCGRAPFTSRRTAPPAPSPSPRTPPARPPTSR